One stretch of Labrus bergylta chromosome 24, fLabBer1.1, whole genome shotgun sequence DNA includes these proteins:
- the LOC109984189 gene encoding transmembrane protein 237A-like: MATGGSKKMRPRELPPLPQRSQRALPTMPSQDAAGEVPATKHKKRRARKETNGVDDMDDQGIEMGGVGSRRESEVGEQLALEATSDAPPQRRKKKKKTATIDLDDDQADLVNGDTADQLTDGEEVVKKTRKKKRSKVVESQLPDELDVAEDDIVTDTPPPIPQHSLFTAPQGQSQLVGKVFVERNKRFQPAERSDWRKTSVQMDNMTDFQHVQPLWTTRDISIRVHEGFRMFGLYCHGFLAGYAVWNVVVMYMLAGQHLTALSNLLEQYNSLAYPSQSLLYMLLAISTVAAFDRVNLAKGSMALREFMTLDPVALASFLYFSALVLSLSQQMTSDRINLYPAFNATLWPPGSEHQILHPWVTVNLVVALLVGLAWIFLATRPEKDYTESYLMAMEIEPPKPEDNSEMTA, translated from the exons aGAAGCCAACGAGCACTACCCACAATGCCAAG TCAAGACGCAGCCG GAGAAGTACCAGctacaaaacacaagaagaggAGGGCGAGGAAGGAGACGAATGGAGTGGATGATATGGACG ATCAGGGGATCGAGATGGGAGGCGTGGGCAGCCGGAGGGAATCAGAGGTAGGAGAACAACTCGCGCTTGAAGCCACGTCAGACGCGCCtccacagaggaggaagaagaaaaagaaaacagccacCATAG ATCTGGATGATGACCAGGCAGACCTGGTGAATGGAGACACAGCAGATCAGCTGACTGATGGAGAAGAAGTGGtgaaaaagacaagaaagaagAA gAGGTCAAAAGTTGTTGAGTCGCAGCTTCCTGATGAGCTGGACGTAGCAGAGGATGATATTGTTACAGACACGCCTCCTCCGATCCCCCAGCATTCCCTGTTCACGGCGCCGCAGGGTCAGAGCCAGCTGGTGGGGAAAGTCTTTGTGGAGCGGAACA AGCGTTTCCAGCCTGCAGAGCGTTCGGACTGGAGGAAAACCAGCGTCCAGATGGACAACATGACAGACTTTCAGCACGTTCAGCCGCTCTGGACAACTAGAGACATTTCAATCAGAGTGCACGAAGGCTTCAG GATGTTTGGTCTGTACTGTCACGGCTTCCTGGCGGGCTACGCCGTGTGGAACGTGGTGGTGATGTACATGTTAGCGGGGCAGCATCTCACCGCTCTGTCCAACCTCCTGGAGCAATACAACAGCCTGGCGTACCCCTCGCAGTCTCTGCTCTATATGCTGCTCGCCATCAGCACGGTGGCCGCCTTTGACAG AGTGAACCTGGCCAAAGGCTCCATGGCTCTGAGGGAGTTTATGACACTGGACCCGGTCGCTCTCGCCTCTTTCT TGTATTTCTCCGCGCTGGTCCTCTCTTTGAGCCAGCAGATGACCAGCGACAGAATCAACCTGTACCCTGCCTTCAATGCGACACTATG gCCACCGGGGTCGGAGCATCAGATTCTTCACCCGTGGGTGACAGTAAACCTGGTGGTGGCTCTTTTGGTGGGACTGGCCTGGATCTTCCTCGCTACACGACCAGAAAAAGATTATactgaga GTTACTTGATGGCCATGGAGATCGAACCTCCCAAACCAGAGGACAATTCAGAAATGACCGCCTGA
- the cyp20a1 gene encoding cytochrome P450 20A1 isoform X2 yields MLDFAIFAVTFVIILVGAVLYLYPSSRRVSGIPGLNPTDEKDGNLQDIVNRGSLHEFLVSLHQEFGPVASFWFGGRPVVSLGSVQQLRQHINPNHTTDSFETMLKSLLGYQSGMGGGATEGILRKKVYENAINSTLKNNLPLVLKLVEELVGKWNSFPEDQHIPLCAHLLGLAMKTVTQMALGESFRDNAEVISFRKNHDAIWSEIGKGYLDGSLEKSTSRKGHYEKALSEMESGLLSLARERKAQRKQTVFVDALLQSSLTERQIMEDCMVFTLAGCAITANLCIWALRFLSTSEEVQDKLYQELEEVLGSDPISLDKIPQLRYCQQVLNETVRTAKLTPVAARLQEVEGKVDQHVIPKETLVIYALGVVLQDSETWSTPYRFDPDRFEEESVRKSFCLLGFSGNQTCPELRFAYTVATVLLSTLVRQLKLHQLKGQVMEVRSELVSTPKDETWITVSRRS; encoded by the exons ATGCTGGACTTTGCCATCTTCGCTGTTACGTTTGTCATCATTTTGGTCGGCGCTGTTCTTTATTTGTATCCG tcatcCAGAAGGGTCTCTGGGATCCCAGGTCTCAACCCCACAGATGAAAA GGATGGGAACCTACAGGACATTGTGAACAGAGGCAGTCTGCACGAGTTCCTCGTAAGTCTGCATCAGGAGTTTGGACCTGTGGCCTCGTTCTGGTTCGGCGGTCGGCCGGTAGTCAGCTTGGGCTCTGTGCAGCAGCTACGGCAACACATCAACCCAAACCACACCA CCGATTCATTTGAGACGATGCTGAAGTCGTTGCTAGGTTACCAGTCGGGAATGGGAGGCGGGGCCACAGAGGGCATATTAAGGAAAAAGGTGTACGAGAATGCCATCAACAGCACACTGAAGAACAACCTCCCTCTTGTTCTCAAG ctTGTGGAGGAGCTGGTTGGAAAGTGGAACTCATTCCCTGAGGATCAACACATCCCTCTGTGCGCCCACCTGCTGGGTCTCGCCATGAAGACCGTCACCCAGATGGCTCTGGGCGAGAGCTTCAGGGACAACGCTGAGGTCATTTCCTTCCGGAAGAACCACGATGCG ATCTGGTCAGAAATCGGGAAAGGATACTTGGACGGCTCCCTGGAGAAAAGCACCAGCAGGAAAGGACATTATGAGAAGG CTCTGTCGGAGATGGAGTCTGGGCTGCTGTCACTGGCGAGGGAGAGGAAAGCCCAGAGGAAGCAGACAGTGTTTGTGGACGCTCTGCTTCAGTCCAGCCTCACAGAGCGACAG ATCATGGAGGACTGCATGGTTTTCACTCTGGCAGGATGTGCAATCACTGCCAACT TGTGTATCTGGGCGCTTCGTTTCCTCTCCACCTCAGAGGAGGTTCAGGACAAACTGTaccaggagctggaggaggtttTGGGTTCTGATCCAATTTCTTTGGACAAAATCCCTCAGCTCAG ATACTGCCAGCAGGTCCTGAATGAGACAGTGAGGACGGCCAAGCTGACCCCCGTCGCAGCTCGGCTTCAGGAAGTGGAGGGAAAAGTCGATCAACACGTCATCCCCAAAGAG actttggTCATCTACGCTTTGGGAGTTGTCCTGCAAGACTCCGAGACCTGGAGCACCCCATACAG GTTTGACCCTGATAGATTTGAAGAAGAATCCGTTAGGAAGAGCTTCTGTCTGCTTGGATTTTCTGGGAATCAGACGTGCCCAGAGCTCAG GTTTGCGTACACCGTCGCTACCGTCCTGCTCAGCACGTTAGTGCGGCAGCTGAAGCTCCACCAGCTGAAGGGACAGGTGATGGAGGTCAGATCAGAGCTGGTGTCCACACCTAAAGATGAAACCTGGATCACTGTCAGCAGAAGAAGCTAG
- the cyp20a1 gene encoding cytochrome P450 20A1 isoform X1, producing MLDFAIFAVTFVIILVGAVLYLYPSSRRVSGIPGLNPTDEKFSCYLRVMSFCSLRDGNLQDIVNRGSLHEFLVSLHQEFGPVASFWFGGRPVVSLGSVQQLRQHINPNHTTDSFETMLKSLLGYQSGMGGGATEGILRKKVYENAINSTLKNNLPLVLKLVEELVGKWNSFPEDQHIPLCAHLLGLAMKTVTQMALGESFRDNAEVISFRKNHDAIWSEIGKGYLDGSLEKSTSRKGHYEKALSEMESGLLSLARERKAQRKQTVFVDALLQSSLTERQIMEDCMVFTLAGCAITANLCIWALRFLSTSEEVQDKLYQELEEVLGSDPISLDKIPQLRYCQQVLNETVRTAKLTPVAARLQEVEGKVDQHVIPKETLVIYALGVVLQDSETWSTPYRFDPDRFEEESVRKSFCLLGFSGNQTCPELRFAYTVATVLLSTLVRQLKLHQLKGQVMEVRSELVSTPKDETWITVSRRS from the exons ATGCTGGACTTTGCCATCTTCGCTGTTACGTTTGTCATCATTTTGGTCGGCGCTGTTCTTTATTTGTATCCG tcatcCAGAAGGGTCTCTGGGATCCCAGGTCTCAACCCCACAGATGAAAA attttcttgTTACCTTCGCGTCATGTCTTTCTGCTCTCTCAGGGATGGGAACCTACAGGACATTGTGAACAGAGGCAGTCTGCACGAGTTCCTCGTAAGTCTGCATCAGGAGTTTGGACCTGTGGCCTCGTTCTGGTTCGGCGGTCGGCCGGTAGTCAGCTTGGGCTCTGTGCAGCAGCTACGGCAACACATCAACCCAAACCACACCA CCGATTCATTTGAGACGATGCTGAAGTCGTTGCTAGGTTACCAGTCGGGAATGGGAGGCGGGGCCACAGAGGGCATATTAAGGAAAAAGGTGTACGAGAATGCCATCAACAGCACACTGAAGAACAACCTCCCTCTTGTTCTCAAG ctTGTGGAGGAGCTGGTTGGAAAGTGGAACTCATTCCCTGAGGATCAACACATCCCTCTGTGCGCCCACCTGCTGGGTCTCGCCATGAAGACCGTCACCCAGATGGCTCTGGGCGAGAGCTTCAGGGACAACGCTGAGGTCATTTCCTTCCGGAAGAACCACGATGCG ATCTGGTCAGAAATCGGGAAAGGATACTTGGACGGCTCCCTGGAGAAAAGCACCAGCAGGAAAGGACATTATGAGAAGG CTCTGTCGGAGATGGAGTCTGGGCTGCTGTCACTGGCGAGGGAGAGGAAAGCCCAGAGGAAGCAGACAGTGTTTGTGGACGCTCTGCTTCAGTCCAGCCTCACAGAGCGACAG ATCATGGAGGACTGCATGGTTTTCACTCTGGCAGGATGTGCAATCACTGCCAACT TGTGTATCTGGGCGCTTCGTTTCCTCTCCACCTCAGAGGAGGTTCAGGACAAACTGTaccaggagctggaggaggtttTGGGTTCTGATCCAATTTCTTTGGACAAAATCCCTCAGCTCAG ATACTGCCAGCAGGTCCTGAATGAGACAGTGAGGACGGCCAAGCTGACCCCCGTCGCAGCTCGGCTTCAGGAAGTGGAGGGAAAAGTCGATCAACACGTCATCCCCAAAGAG actttggTCATCTACGCTTTGGGAGTTGTCCTGCAAGACTCCGAGACCTGGAGCACCCCATACAG GTTTGACCCTGATAGATTTGAAGAAGAATCCGTTAGGAAGAGCTTCTGTCTGCTTGGATTTTCTGGGAATCAGACGTGCCCAGAGCTCAG GTTTGCGTACACCGTCGCTACCGTCCTGCTCAGCACGTTAGTGCGGCAGCTGAAGCTCCACCAGCTGAAGGGACAGGTGATGGAGGTCAGATCAGAGCTGGTGTCCACACCTAAAGATGAAACCTGGATCACTGTCAGCAGAAGAAGCTAG